A single genomic interval of Helianthus annuus cultivar XRQ/B chromosome 13, HanXRQr2.0-SUNRISE, whole genome shotgun sequence harbors:
- the LOC110899898 gene encoding outer envelope protein 61 isoform X1 yields MFPGMMDPETIRLAQEQMSRMSPEELSRIQQQMMSNPELIKMASDSMKNMRPEDLKRAVEQLKSTQPDVLAEVGEKMANATPEELGAMRNRADAKINYQLNAAHMLKQKGNELHSQGMFNEALEKYLMAKNNLKDIPACKGETLLLACSLNLMSCYLKTNQFDECVKEGIEVLATDARNVKALYRRGQAYKSLGQLENAVSDLTRALDVSPDDETIADVLRDTKEKLTENSYKDTERGLKLEEIADEVPTPVSAMYETSSSESSSGNTKESSEQTVCQSENTSGTSVLSANTEHLQALNNDKDSIRSFQNFMARADPETLVSLGGGKHEGISPDMVKTTSNLITNMPPEEFQNLLEMASSFQGNNPLNSSNRGPGMPGATPDMLRAATDMMDKMPPEELQNMFKMTSLTDGGIRSNESRLNTNSDAREKCENTTLSEDIGESSTSTGVLNSTNVSHQPSFPSSSFDMQEQIKNQMKNPAMCEMMSSMMKNISPEMMTNLSEQFGYKLSHEDAEKAQQAMSSLSPESLDKMMKWANRMQRTVEGARNTKNWLLGRQGLAMAVIALLLAVFLHWLGYFGH; encoded by the exons ATGTTTCCCGGTATGATGGATCCGGAGACGATCAGACTCGCTCAAGAACAGATGAGTCGCATGTCACCCGAAGAGTTATCCAGAATCCAGCAGCAG ATGATGTCTAATCCTGAATTGATTAAAATGGCGTCTGATAGCATGAAAAATATGAGACCTGAAGACTTGAAGCGTGCTGTAGAACAGTTGAAGTCTACTCAGCCAGATGTGTTGGCTGAAGTTGGTGAGAAGATGGCAAATGCAACCCCTGAGGAACTTGGTGCTATGCGAAATCGAGCAGATGCAAAAATAAATTATCAATTAAATGCAGCCCATATGCTCAAGCAAAAG GGGAATGAGCTTCATAGCCAAGGAATGTTTAACGAGGCATTAGAGAAGTATTTAATG GCAAAAAACAATCTAAAAGATATACCTGCATGTAAAGGGGAAACTCTTCTCTTAGCTTGCTCTCTTAATTTGATGTCATGTTACTTAAAGACAAACCAGTTTGATGAGTGCGTTAAAGAAGGTATTGAG GTATTGGCAACTGATGCAAGAAATGTTAAAGCTCTTTATAGGAGAGGTCAAGCATATAAAAGTTTAGGGCAACTTGAA AACGCGGTGTCGGACTTGACAAGAGCACTTGATGTTTCTCCTGACGATGAAACTATTGCAGATGTATTAAG GGATACTAAGGAAAAGTTAACTGAAAACAGTTACAAGGATACAGAGAGGG GCTTAAAATTAGAGGAGATTGCTGATGAAGTCCCGACACCAGTATCTGCAATGTATGAAACTTCGTCCTCAGAATCTTCTTCCGGAAACACAAAAGAAAGTAGCGAACAAACGGTTTGTCAAAGTGAGAACACTAGTGGTACTAGTGTTCTTTCGGCCAATACCGAGCATCTTCAGGCTCTTAATAATGATAAAGATTCTATCAG aTCGTTTCAGAATTTCATGGCTCGAGCTGATCCAGAAACTCTAGTATCCTTGGGTGGTGGAAAACATGAAGGGATATCTCCTGATATGGTGAAAACTACTTCAAATTTAATTACCAATATGCCACCTGaagaatttcaaaatttgctCGAAATGGCTTCTTCCTTCCAGGGGAATAACCCATTAAACAGCTCAAACCGTGGGCCAGGCATGCCAGGTGCCACACCTGACATGCTTAGAGCCGCGACTGATATGATGGACAAGATGCCACCAGAAGAGCTTCAAAATATGTTCAAAATGACATCGTTAACAGATGGCGGTATACGATCAAATGAATCCAGATTGAATACGAATTCAGACGCTCGAGAAAAATGTGAGAATACGACACTTAGTGAGGATATTGGTGAGAGTAGTACTTCTACAGGGGTTTTGAATTCAACAAATGTTTCTCATCAACCTAGCTTCCCTAGTTCAAGCTTTGATATGCAAGAACAAATTAAAAACCAAATGAAGAATCCCGCTATGTGTGAG ATGATGTCATCAATGATGAAAAACATTAGTCCCGAGATGATGACAAACTTGAGTGAACAATTTGGCTATAAACTATCACATGAGGATGCAGAAAAAGCGCAGCAAGCAATGTCGTCTTTATCACCTGAAAGCCTTGATAAAATG ATGAAATGGGCAAACAGAATGCAACGAACCGTTGAAGGTGCAAGAAATACAAAAAATTGGCTACTTGGAAGGCAGGGGTTAGCAATGGCGGTAATTGCGCTCTTGCTTGCAGTTTTCCTGCATTGGCTAGGCTATTTTGGTCATTAA
- the LOC110899898 gene encoding outer envelope protein 61 isoform X2 — protein MFPGMMDPETIRLAQEQMSRMSPEELSRIQQQMMSNPELIKMASDSMKNMRPEDLKRAVEQLKSTQPDVLAEVGEKMANATPEELGAMRNRADAKINYQLNAAHMLKQKGNELHSQGMFNEALEKYLMAKNNLKDIPACKGETLLLACSLNLMSCYLKTNQFDECVKEGIEVLATDARNVKALYRRGQAYKSLGQLENAVSDLTRALDVSPDDETIADVLRDTKEKLTENSYKDTERGLKLEEIADEVPTPVSAMYETSSSESSSGNTKESSEQTVCQSENTSGTSVLSANTEHLQALNNDKDSIRSFQNFMARADPETLVSLGGGKHEGISPDMGNNPLNSSNRGPGMPGATPDMLRAATDMMDKMPPEELQNMFKMTSLTDGGIRSNESRLNTNSDAREKCENTTLSEDIGESSTSTGVLNSTNVSHQPSFPSSSFDMQEQIKNQMKNPAMCEMMSSMMKNISPEMMTNLSEQFGYKLSHEDAEKAQQAMSSLSPESLDKMMKWANRMQRTVEGARNTKNWLLGRQGLAMAVIALLLAVFLHWLGYFGH, from the exons ATGTTTCCCGGTATGATGGATCCGGAGACGATCAGACTCGCTCAAGAACAGATGAGTCGCATGTCACCCGAAGAGTTATCCAGAATCCAGCAGCAG ATGATGTCTAATCCTGAATTGATTAAAATGGCGTCTGATAGCATGAAAAATATGAGACCTGAAGACTTGAAGCGTGCTGTAGAACAGTTGAAGTCTACTCAGCCAGATGTGTTGGCTGAAGTTGGTGAGAAGATGGCAAATGCAACCCCTGAGGAACTTGGTGCTATGCGAAATCGAGCAGATGCAAAAATAAATTATCAATTAAATGCAGCCCATATGCTCAAGCAAAAG GGGAATGAGCTTCATAGCCAAGGAATGTTTAACGAGGCATTAGAGAAGTATTTAATG GCAAAAAACAATCTAAAAGATATACCTGCATGTAAAGGGGAAACTCTTCTCTTAGCTTGCTCTCTTAATTTGATGTCATGTTACTTAAAGACAAACCAGTTTGATGAGTGCGTTAAAGAAGGTATTGAG GTATTGGCAACTGATGCAAGAAATGTTAAAGCTCTTTATAGGAGAGGTCAAGCATATAAAAGTTTAGGGCAACTTGAA AACGCGGTGTCGGACTTGACAAGAGCACTTGATGTTTCTCCTGACGATGAAACTATTGCAGATGTATTAAG GGATACTAAGGAAAAGTTAACTGAAAACAGTTACAAGGATACAGAGAGGG GCTTAAAATTAGAGGAGATTGCTGATGAAGTCCCGACACCAGTATCTGCAATGTATGAAACTTCGTCCTCAGAATCTTCTTCCGGAAACACAAAAGAAAGTAGCGAACAAACGGTTTGTCAAAGTGAGAACACTAGTGGTACTAGTGTTCTTTCGGCCAATACCGAGCATCTTCAGGCTCTTAATAATGATAAAGATTCTATCAG aTCGTTTCAGAATTTCATGGCTCGAGCTGATCCAGAAACTCTAGTATCCTTGGGTGGTGGAAAACATGAAGGGATATCTCCTGATATG GGGAATAACCCATTAAACAGCTCAAACCGTGGGCCAGGCATGCCAGGTGCCACACCTGACATGCTTAGAGCCGCGACTGATATGATGGACAAGATGCCACCAGAAGAGCTTCAAAATATGTTCAAAATGACATCGTTAACAGATGGCGGTATACGATCAAATGAATCCAGATTGAATACGAATTCAGACGCTCGAGAAAAATGTGAGAATACGACACTTAGTGAGGATATTGGTGAGAGTAGTACTTCTACAGGGGTTTTGAATTCAACAAATGTTTCTCATCAACCTAGCTTCCCTAGTTCAAGCTTTGATATGCAAGAACAAATTAAAAACCAAATGAAGAATCCCGCTATGTGTGAG ATGATGTCATCAATGATGAAAAACATTAGTCCCGAGATGATGACAAACTTGAGTGAACAATTTGGCTATAAACTATCACATGAGGATGCAGAAAAAGCGCAGCAAGCAATGTCGTCTTTATCACCTGAAAGCCTTGATAAAATG ATGAAATGGGCAAACAGAATGCAACGAACCGTTGAAGGTGCAAGAAATACAAAAAATTGGCTACTTGGAAGGCAGGGGTTAGCAATGGCGGTAATTGCGCTCTTGCTTGCAGTTTTCCTGCATTGGCTAGGCTATTTTGGTCATTAA